From a single Gimesia fumaroli genomic region:
- a CDS encoding IS630 family transposase (programmed frameshift) produces MLIYSKERRLEVLQADAAGLTTREIALQFQCSESWVRRVKQEFREQGKTSPATRRKRVPEWHSLADRIQAAVSNKPDITLQELKDELGTTLCRQTLCRALKRLKLTLKKKLIASEQDRPDVQQRRAEWKVRQQGLDPERFVFLDETWAKTNMTRPRGRSLKGTRLIARTPHGHWKTTTFLAGLRTSGLVAPLVVDGAINGDVFVAYVQQHLVSVLREGDIVVMDNLSSHKRSEVREAIEAVGAELWYLPPYSPDLNPIEQAFSKLKWLIKSAEERTVSGLWAACGRLVDQITSTESRNYITHCGYRYA; encoded by the exons ATGTTGATTTATTCTAAAGAACGCCGCCTCGAAGTTCTGCAAGCGGATGCAGCCGGTTTAACGACACGGGAGATTGCGTTGCAATTTCAATGCAGCGAATCGTGGGTTAGACGGGTCAAACAGGAATTTCGAGAGCAGGGAAAAACCAGTCCTGCCACCAGGCGTAAACGAGTTCCCGAGTGGCATTCCCTGGCAGATCGTATTCAGGCCGCAGTCTCAAATAAGCCGGATATCACTCTGCAGGAATTGAAGGATGAGCTTGGTACAACACTCTGTCGTCAGACGTTGTGCCGTGCTTTAAAACGCTTGAAACTCACTCTCAAAAAAAAG CTGATCGCATCAGAGCAGGATCGCCCCGATGTTCAACAACGTCGCGCCGAATGGAAAGTGAGACAGCAGGGACTGGATCCGGAACGGTTTGTTTTCCTCGACGAAACATGGGCAAAAACAAATATGACTCGTCCCAGGGGACGCTCATTGAAAGGGACCCGGTTGATTGCCAGGACGCCTCACGGACATTGGAAAACGACCACATTCCTGGCCGGTTTGCGAACCAGTGGCTTAGTGGCGCCCTTGGTTGTTGATGGAGCCATCAATGGTGATGTGTTTGTGGCTTACGTACAACAGCACCTGGTTTCTGTTCTCCGGGAAGGAGATATTGTGGTCATGGATAACCTGAGTAGCCACAAGCGATCAGAAGTGCGCGAGGCGATTGAAGCTGTGGGAGCCGAACTGTGGTACCTGCCTCCCTACAGCCCTGATCTCAATCCCATCGAGCAGGCTTTTTCCAAATTGAAATGGCTGATCAAAAGCGCGGAAGAACGGACCGTATCCGGTCTGTGGGCAGCCTGTGGCAGACTCGTTGATCAGATCACCAGCACAGAAAGCAGGAACTACATTACACACTGCGGATACCGCTACGCTTAA
- a CDS encoding GNAT family N-acetyltransferase encodes MKHRVFDKSNQHEVTDLFTSVFTASEGKKEGKLIGNLASKLSSSIDNQEIVSLGTYENELLIGAIFFTRLRFNKSIRVYMLAPVAVSTEHQGKGIGQELIKYGLDELKNRSVDVAVTYGDPSFYSKIGFEALSENVIQAPLELSMPVGWLGQSLTEEQIPVIKERPECVSEFNDPVYW; translated from the coding sequence ATGAAACATAGAGTTTTCGACAAAAGCAACCAACATGAAGTAACAGATCTTTTTACATCAGTTTTCACAGCATCCGAAGGAAAGAAAGAAGGCAAACTGATTGGCAATCTGGCTTCAAAGTTATCTTCAAGTATCGATAATCAAGAAATAGTCTCTCTCGGTACATATGAAAATGAATTACTCATAGGAGCTATTTTCTTCACTCGTCTTCGATTTAATAAATCCATCCGGGTTTACATGCTTGCTCCTGTTGCAGTGAGCACTGAACATCAAGGAAAAGGCATCGGACAGGAACTAATAAAGTATGGGCTTGATGAGCTCAAAAACCGTTCTGTGGATGTTGCTGTCACATATGGTGATCCATCTTTCTACTCCAAAATAGGATTTGAAGCTCTGTCAGAAAATGTCATTCAGGCTCCGTTGGAGCTTTCAATGCCTGTAGGTTGGTTAGGACAGTCTTTAACAGAAGAACAAATTCCGGTTATTAAAGAACGTCCTGAATGCGTTTCTGAATTCAATGATCCCGTTTATTGGTAA
- a CDS encoding DUF6933 domain-containing protein, with product MIFRLSQKLNQKIKTSKLNELATIPLHQNPFVDWSCHLFLANRIQYIILCNTKSFYSCVMTGKGITNEKQFTKCALNCIRDYTADDANQLAFRKFIAPESEPIQFAKALNRSVTSSMNQLVVYAQDLLIEDEMSAHEVGFKLNDYLLSAIAAKKSDGYGKPKDAFQRMVEINSKSN from the coding sequence ATGATCTTTCGACTTTCCCAAAAACTCAACCAGAAAATCAAAACTAGCAAGCTGAATGAACTAGCTACCATACCCTTACATCAGAATCCTTTTGTCGACTGGTCTTGTCACTTATTTTTAGCAAATCGTATTCAGTACATCATTCTCTGCAACACAAAGTCTTTTTATTCGTGTGTGATGACTGGTAAAGGAATTACAAATGAGAAGCAGTTCACCAAATGTGCCTTGAACTGTATCCGAGATTATACAGCCGACGATGCCAATCAATTGGCTTTTAGAAAATTCATAGCTCCTGAAAGTGAACCAATTCAGTTTGCAAAAGCATTAAATCGCTCTGTGACAAGTTCAATGAACCAACTGGTGGTGTACGCTCAGGATTTACTGATTGAGGACGAGATGTCAGCGCATGAGGTTGGCTTCAAGCTCAATGATTATTTGTTGTCGGCAATCGCAGCTAAAAAGTCAGATGGGTATGGCAAACCGAAAGACGCGTTTCAGAGGATGGTGGAGATCAATAGCAAATCAAATTAA
- a CDS encoding recombinase family protein produces MVSHEFQQHRLIGYARVSTGDQELSLQIDSLLKHGVKRENIFCDKLSGAKADRPGLLLCQECLRRGDTLLVWRLDRLGRSLRHLVTMIEDLKEREIGFRSISDGIIDTTTPSGELIFHVFSALAQFERRLIQERTKAGLAAARARGRKGGRPPLDPNSPRVVLAQKLFRDKSNNIDDICDTLKISRTTLYKYVSLQNTKDTRSKKTSE; encoded by the coding sequence ATGGTATCTCATGAATTCCAGCAGCATCGTTTGATTGGCTATGCCCGAGTGAGCACAGGTGATCAAGAACTCTCTCTCCAAATTGATTCTCTACTAAAACATGGAGTCAAACGCGAGAATATCTTCTGTGACAAGCTCTCGGGCGCTAAAGCTGATCGACCGGGGCTTTTGCTTTGCCAAGAATGTTTGCGACGTGGAGATACTCTCCTTGTTTGGAGACTAGACCGCCTGGGACGATCACTGCGTCATCTCGTCACTATGATTGAAGACCTGAAGGAACGAGAAATCGGATTTCGTTCGATCTCTGATGGTATCATCGATACAACAACACCTTCAGGAGAACTGATCTTTCATGTTTTCTCTGCTCTCGCCCAATTCGAAAGGCGACTTATACAAGAGAGAACTAAAGCAGGCTTAGCTGCAGCCCGAGCACGTGGACGGAAGGGAGGCCGGCCACCATTAGATCCAAATTCTCCCAGAGTTGTATTAGCACAAAAGTTGTTTCGCGATAAATCGAACAATATAGATGACATCTGTGATACGTTGAAGATTTCGAGAACAACTCTTTACAAATATGTTTCGTTGCAAAACACAAAAGATACTCGTTCCAAGAAAACGTCTGAATAA
- a CDS encoding H-X9-DG-CTERM domain-containing protein, whose translation MYECLYNKSVVWSRHTGGVQVILGDASVRFISENINLQLWRNLVWINDGEVIGEF comes from the coding sequence TTGTATGAATGTTTATATAATAAGTCAGTCGTCTGGAGCAGGCACACAGGCGGCGTTCAAGTCATACTAGGAGACGCTTCCGTACGTTTTATCTCAGAAAATATAAACCTTCAATTGTGGAGAAATCTCGTGTGGATCAATGATGGTGAGGTTATTGGAGAGTTTTGA
- a CDS encoding cupin domain-containing protein, translated as MDEEPMDLEDASHLYDVERTQYHAERPGFRIIELQISPTQSVPWHYHNNIQDTFYVIEGILKIYLQNPKEEITLTPGDTYSVRPRRPHLVTNTATSSTTFLVLQGIGEYDFVPIV; from the coding sequence ATGGATGAAGAGCCCATGGACTTAGAGGATGCAAGTCACCTTTATGATGTGGAACGTACACAGTATCACGCTGAACGACCAGGCTTCCGTATCATTGAGTTACAAATATCACCAACCCAAAGTGTGCCTTGGCATTACCACAATAATATTCAGGATACGTTTTATGTAATCGAGGGGATTCTCAAAATCTATTTGCAAAATCCTAAAGAAGAAATCACACTCACCCCAGGAGATACTTATTCTGTCCGCCCCCGTCGGCCACATCTTGTTACAAATACAGCAACATCTTCAACAACCTTTCTTGTACTTCAAGGCATTGGTGAGTATGACTTCGTTCCTATAGTTTGA
- a CDS encoding tetratricopeptide repeat protein — protein sequence MEHWPSEPGGGEPLYKQSIDTHRTVFGENHPNFATSLNTLAGLYQIQGRYEESEPLYLQAINIFSSTLGLEHPSMKTVKNNYQCCKEAKDGSNEETHQWPGNMYSPVIFVSLFILHHTLPINGIIEFRNAFRTFFNNRNLFFC from the coding sequence ATAGAGCACTGGCCTTCGGAACCGGGGGGGGGCGAACCACTCTACAAACAGTCAATTGATACTCACCGAACTGTCTTTGGGGAAAACCATCCGAACTTCGCGACCAGCCTCAACACCCTGGCTGGTCTGTATCAAATCCAGGGGCGTTACGAAGAGTCTGAACCACTCTATCTACAGGCAATAAATATCTTTTCCTCAACACTTGGATTGGAGCATCCAAGTATGAAGACTGTCAAGAATAATTACCAGTGTTGTAAAGAAGCAAAAGATGGGAGCAATGAGGAGACGCATCAATGGCCGGGTAACATGTATTCCCCGGTCATTTTTGTTTCTTTATTTATCTTACACCATACATTACCAATAAACGGGATCATTGAATTCAGAAACGCATTCAGGACGTTCTTTAATAACCGGAATTTGTTCTTCTGTTAA
- a CDS encoding right-handed parallel beta-helix repeat-containing protein: protein MNKICNREHVTITSRCGFLIAIVMASVTVPAIAEKLRIVPTFESAGLYWKSADGALNQPCTVRYRVSPSGKWKQGFPLWYDDRDNQWGKEFRGSLVHLSPGVIYDVEVRAGITVARNKFQTWPKQFPVGVQHRQTAISNHPLIIRKSGTANAYAVYEPASESAIIDVKYQHDRCIRIENASYVIIRGLTLRGAIRNGIELVGDVHDVIIEGCDISGWGRIAQDSWGVQADSAIFSRSSQLTRIVLQHNLIHHPRGDANNWNELRPTPQNPRNYHPGGPQAVLLAESAGNHVIRYNTIYSDDDHQFNDILGAAKNYSRRGFPNCDSDIYGNRLSHCWDDAIESEGANRNVRIWGNYTEKTMVHVATATTSVGPLYIWRNIAGETRRSNTGSPDKIKRGGFLKTSDRLGGGRIYVFHNTLLQPPPTKDARNTRGAQLGMGTGGPMANTVSRNNIFHTSAKGGPFQDRTRDLAGDYDYDLYNGRLLIPTHERHGIEGTPLYQPRPTVGSTSSPYTLSPDSAGVDRGVLIPNFNDDFTGSAPDIGAHEIGSESMQFGVNGEQQLK from the coding sequence ATGAACAAGATCTGCAATCGCGAGCACGTTACCATCACTTCACGATGTGGGTTTCTCATCGCAATCGTAATGGCCTCGGTAACTGTACCAGCCATCGCGGAAAAACTGCGTATAGTTCCAACATTTGAGTCCGCCGGGCTGTACTGGAAGTCGGCAGACGGGGCGTTGAATCAACCGTGCACAGTCCGCTACCGTGTGAGTCCATCCGGTAAATGGAAACAGGGCTTTCCACTTTGGTACGACGATCGTGATAATCAATGGGGAAAGGAGTTTCGTGGAAGTCTTGTCCATCTCTCACCCGGTGTGATCTATGATGTCGAAGTACGCGCGGGTATTACTGTCGCACGCAACAAATTCCAAACGTGGCCGAAACAGTTCCCCGTCGGTGTACAACATCGCCAGACGGCGATTTCCAATCACCCGCTGATAATTCGAAAGTCTGGAACGGCAAATGCCTATGCCGTTTACGAACCTGCCAGCGAAAGTGCCATAATCGATGTCAAGTACCAACACGACAGGTGCATTCGTATCGAAAATGCATCGTATGTCATTATCCGTGGACTCACACTTCGAGGGGCGATCAGAAACGGAATCGAACTGGTGGGTGACGTGCACGACGTCATCATTGAAGGGTGCGACATCAGTGGGTGGGGACGCATCGCGCAAGACAGCTGGGGAGTGCAGGCCGACTCAGCAATCTTCTCGCGGTCCAGTCAACTCACGCGGATTGTACTTCAGCACAATCTCATCCACCATCCGCGTGGCGACGCGAACAACTGGAACGAGCTGCGGCCTACTCCCCAAAACCCTCGCAATTATCACCCCGGTGGTCCCCAAGCGGTGTTGCTCGCCGAAAGTGCTGGCAATCACGTCATTCGATACAACACCATTTACTCAGACGACGACCACCAGTTCAATGACATTCTCGGCGCAGCGAAAAACTATAGCCGACGCGGATTTCCAAACTGCGACAGCGATATCTATGGTAACAGGCTGAGCCACTGCTGGGACGACGCGATTGAATCGGAAGGCGCTAATCGCAACGTGCGAATCTGGGGAAACTACACAGAAAAGACGATGGTTCACGTCGCGACGGCAACAACATCGGTGGGGCCGCTCTATATCTGGCGAAATATCGCCGGCGAAACGCGACGATCAAATACCGGTTCTCCCGACAAAATCAAACGCGGTGGATTTCTGAAAACCAGCGACCGGTTGGGCGGAGGTCGCATTTATGTGTTTCATAACACGCTGCTACAACCGCCCCCGACCAAAGACGCACGCAACACACGCGGCGCGCAGCTCGGCATGGGAACAGGCGGACCGATGGCAAATACGGTCAGCCGAAACAACATCTTCCACACTTCGGCCAAAGGTGGCCCGTTCCAAGACCGCACCCGTGACCTGGCAGGCGATTACGATTACGACCTTTACAACGGTCGTCTTCTCATTCCGACACACGAACGACACGGCATCGAGGGAACGCCACTCTATCAGCCACGTCCAACAGTCGGTTCTACATCTTCACCATATACACTTTCTCCTGATAGTGCTGGTGTGGATCGCGGTGTGCTAATTCCTAATTTTAATGACGATTTTACCGGTTCCGCTCCAGATATCGGAGCACACGAGATAGGATCAGAGTCAATGCAATTCGGTGTGAATGGGGAGCAGCAACTTAAGTAG